From one Lolium rigidum isolate FL_2022 chromosome 4, APGP_CSIRO_Lrig_0.1, whole genome shotgun sequence genomic stretch:
- the LOC124646921 gene encoding peroxidase 2-like: MAKLAVLAVLASLLGAVSCEFPIYAGYGFPPPNPSVPYPLPPACPPLSPAPGLKVGYYADKDKCPRAEEIVREVVEKATAGEKAGLIRLFFHDCFVEGCDGSVLLSGTDTERTAVPNLSLRGFELIEEAKAKLEKHCPGIVSCADIVAFAGRDASYSLSYGRINYRVPAGRYDGKVSRANDTFQNLPPPFGDLALTTAMFAAKGLNQNEMVVLSGAHSIGRSACSSFPDRLPPAANSSTAMEPKLAGQLTATCSAGSSVNVPQDAVTPDRLDNQYYKNVVSRDVLFNSDASLTTSSQTEDLVEFYAGNLPFLGGKFLGPLAWYHDFEDAMVKMGYIGVKTSAEGEIRKTCASINKP; the protein is encoded by the exons ATGGCCAAGCTTGCCGTTCTCGCCGTGCTCGCCTCCTTGCTCGGCGCCGTGTCCTGCGAATTTCCAATCTATGCCGGCTACGGCTTTCCACCCCCGAATCCTAGCGTGCCCTACCCGCTCCCACCGGCTTGTCCTCCGCTGAGCCCTGCCCCTGGGCTCAAGGTCGGCTACTATGCCGACAAGGACAAGTGCCCTCGGGCGGAGGAGATCGTGAGGGAGGTCGTGGAGAAAGCCACCGCCGGCGAGAAGGCCGGGCTTATACGCCTCttcttccacgactgcttcgtcGAG GGCTGCGACGGctccgtcctgctcagcggcacgGACACGGAGAGGACGGCTGTCCCCAACCTCAGCCTGCGTGGCTTCGAACTGATTGAGGAGGCAAAGGCTAAACTCGAGAAGCACTGCCCAGGCATCGTCTCGTGCGCCGACATCGTCGCCTTCGCTGGCCGCGACGCCAGCTACAGCCTGAGCTACGGCAGGATCAACTACCGTGTGCCGGCCGGCCGGTACGACGGGAAAGTATCGCGCGCCAACGACACCTTCCAGAACCTGCCGCCGCCTTTCGGGGACCTCGCCCTGACCACGGCCATGTTCGCCGCCAAGGGGCTCAACCAGAACGAAATGGTCGTGCTTTCCGGCGCGCACTCCATCGGACGCTCAGCCTGCTCCTCCTTCCCCGACCGCCTCCCGCCGGCCGCCAACTCCAGCACCGCCATGGAACCCAAGCTCGCCGGGCAGCTGACCGCGACCTGCAGCGCCGGCAGCAGCGTAAATGTGCCGCAGGATGCTGTGACCCCCGACAGGTTGGACAACCAGTACTACAAGAACGTCGTGAGCCGCGATGTGCTCTTCAACTCCGACGCGTCGCTCACCACGTCCTCGCAAACCGAGGACCTGGTGGAGTTCTATGCCGGTAACCTTCCCTTTTTGGGTGGCAAGTTCTTAGGCCCACTCGCGTGGTACCATGACTTTGAAGATGCCATGGTGAAGATGGGCTACATCGGGGTGAAGACCAGCGCCGAGGGCGAGATCAGGAAGACATGTGCGTCGATCAACAAGCCCTAG